One genomic window of Luteitalea pratensis includes the following:
- a CDS encoding TonB-dependent receptor, whose protein sequence is MIRTITRVALMALLVAAGAGGLQAQTTTGGLTGVIRDSDGGVVPGATVNATATATGTTLSAVTDEAGQYLLRGLPVGTYKVQVELAGFQTVHVEGVVIRVNEEVRTDIVLKVGNLTESVTVSGISTTVDTVSSTLKTVVDQKRIEELPLNGRNPTQLMTLVAGVIPDNRANVTSGATYPGATGISSNGARANSTNYIMDGGSNNDHYSNASNPMPNPDALQEFSVQTNSFSAQYGRNAGAIVNAVTRSGTNSFRGLAFGYLRDKSMNANNFFTPGKDDGLNRKQFGGTFGGPVIKNKTFFFGSYQGTLQDQRPADRTALVPTAAQRNGDFSGYSRVLRDPLTGQPFPGNVIPANRIHPAAAAVLGKYLPLPNPNAGDPVNTLRFASPANLDDHQYLARVDHTFSSNHRLYGRYWKSKASTPAYLDTANVLTSSFGRTWDNQIISANDTWVISPSLVNNVVFTHNRTYNDNFQIDIPSYADLGIPGVYNDATPQWFFNVPGWFNINTGDTNQFNRDEYQLLNTLRWTKGRHEIATGVDYSYGKGDIINNFRANGRYTFNNSAPFTGDAMADFLLGEFQSFEQGVGEYKNTRFHYLAAFAEDTWRVNPRVTLTMGLRWDPNVPYTDANGRLAGYRPGQESQVYTNAPVGMLYPGDAGFPDGGYDSSWGLFAPRVGGAWDVTGDGKTSIRAGYGLFYDKPNSITTNSAANVGPFGTVARVDGNATTGFDNTWGTATNPFPVDVYNVPSDAPVVLPFNAFSYAADMRPGKMHSWHVTGEREIFKATMLRVAYAGSRGDGLTIGIERNPAIYAPGATTGTTNQRRPLFPDYGTITSIEPLGKSTFHSLQVTVDKRLSGGLSLLSNYTLSKSTDNSSQSKQTGTTAVNPFDLSYDWGPAEFDRRHRWVTSLLWQIPGQFDNAAVNAVLADWNLTGIYTIMSGQPFTVTSGVDNARSGTGTQFADQVGDPELSSDRPKSERLAQWFNTSAFTVNALGTFGNAGRNSLRGPDFQTLDLGLHKTFSITNRVRTQFRLEAFNALNRANFNLPEGNRSSSNFGRITAANAAGGGSDPRILQLALRTWF, encoded by the coding sequence ATGATCAGGACTATCACTCGAGTGGCGCTGATGGCGCTGCTGGTCGCGGCGGGCGCTGGCGGCCTGCAAGCGCAAACGACGACCGGCGGACTGACGGGCGTGATTCGTGACAGCGACGGCGGAGTTGTGCCGGGCGCGACGGTAAACGCCACGGCCACCGCCACAGGCACGACGCTCTCCGCGGTCACCGACGAGGCCGGGCAGTACCTGCTGCGAGGCCTGCCGGTCGGCACCTACAAGGTGCAGGTCGAACTTGCCGGGTTCCAGACCGTCCACGTGGAAGGCGTTGTCATCCGCGTGAACGAAGAGGTACGCACCGACATCGTGCTGAAGGTCGGCAATCTCACCGAATCGGTCACCGTCAGCGGCATCAGCACGACGGTGGACACGGTCTCGAGCACGCTCAAGACGGTCGTCGACCAGAAGCGCATCGAGGAACTGCCGCTGAACGGGCGCAACCCGACGCAGCTGATGACGCTGGTGGCGGGCGTGATCCCCGACAACCGCGCGAACGTGACATCAGGAGCGACGTATCCCGGCGCGACCGGCATCTCATCCAACGGCGCGCGCGCGAACTCCACCAACTACATCATGGACGGCGGGTCGAACAACGACCACTACAGCAACGCCTCCAACCCGATGCCAAATCCCGACGCCCTGCAGGAGTTCTCGGTCCAAACCAACTCCTTCAGCGCCCAGTACGGTCGCAACGCCGGCGCGATCGTGAACGCCGTCACGCGCTCGGGCACCAACAGTTTCCGCGGGCTCGCCTTCGGCTACTTGCGCGACAAGTCGATGAACGCCAACAACTTCTTCACGCCCGGTAAAGACGACGGCCTGAACCGCAAGCAGTTCGGCGGCACGTTCGGCGGTCCGGTCATCAAGAACAAGACGTTCTTCTTCGGGTCCTACCAGGGCACGCTCCAGGATCAGCGTCCAGCCGACCGCACGGCGCTGGTGCCAACCGCCGCCCAACGCAACGGCGACTTCTCGGGCTACTCCCGCGTCCTGCGTGACCCGCTGACCGGCCAGCCCTTCCCGGGTAACGTCATCCCGGCCAATCGCATCCACCCTGCTGCGGCGGCCGTCCTGGGCAAGTACCTGCCGCTGCCCAATCCCAACGCCGGCGATCCCGTGAACACACTGCGGTTCGCGTCGCCGGCCAACCTCGACGACCACCAGTACCTGGCGCGCGTCGACCACACGTTCAGCAGCAACCACCGTCTCTACGGCCGCTACTGGAAGTCCAAGGCCTCGACGCCGGCGTACCTGGACACCGCCAATGTGTTGACCAGCTCGTTCGGCCGCACCTGGGACAACCAGATCATCTCGGCCAACGACACGTGGGTGATCTCGCCCTCGCTGGTCAACAACGTGGTGTTCACCCACAACCGGACGTACAACGACAACTTCCAGATCGACATTCCGTCGTACGCGGACCTGGGTATCCCCGGTGTGTACAACGACGCGACGCCGCAGTGGTTCTTCAACGTCCCCGGCTGGTTCAACATCAACACCGGCGACACCAACCAGTTCAATCGCGACGAATACCAGCTGCTCAACACGCTCCGCTGGACCAAGGGCCGTCACGAGATCGCCACCGGCGTCGACTACAGCTACGGCAAAGGCGACATCATCAACAACTTCCGCGCCAACGGCCGCTACACGTTCAACAACTCGGCGCCGTTCACCGGTGATGCGATGGCCGACTTCCTGCTCGGCGAGTTCCAGTCCTTCGAGCAGGGTGTGGGCGAGTACAAGAACACCCGCTTCCACTACCTGGCCGCGTTTGCCGAGGACACGTGGCGCGTCAACCCGCGCGTGACCCTCACGATGGGCCTGCGCTGGGATCCGAATGTGCCGTACACGGACGCGAACGGGCGTCTTGCGGGCTATCGCCCCGGCCAGGAGTCGCAGGTCTACACCAACGCACCGGTCGGCATGCTGTATCCCGGCGACGCGGGCTTCCCAGACGGAGGCTACGACAGCAGCTGGGGCCTGTTCGCGCCACGCGTCGGCGGCGCCTGGGACGTCACCGGCGACGGCAAGACCAGCATCCGCGCCGGCTACGGGCTGTTCTACGACAAGCCGAACAGCATCACGACCAACAGCGCGGCAAACGTGGGGCCGTTCGGTACCGTGGCGCGCGTGGACGGCAACGCCACCACCGGCTTCGACAACACCTGGGGCACCGCGACCAACCCGTTCCCTGTGGACGTCTACAACGTACCGTCGGACGCCCCCGTCGTCCTGCCGTTCAACGCCTTCAGCTATGCGGCCGACATGCGCCCGGGCAAGATGCACTCGTGGCACGTCACCGGTGAGCGCGAGATCTTCAAGGCCACGATGCTGCGGGTGGCGTACGCGGGTTCACGAGGCGATGGCCTGACGATCGGCATCGAGCGCAACCCGGCCATCTACGCGCCCGGGGCCACCACCGGCACGACCAACCAGCGCCGGCCGCTGTTCCCCGACTACGGAACCATCACGAGCATCGAGCCGCTCGGCAAGTCGACGTTCCACTCGCTCCAGGTCACGGTGGACAAGCGCCTCAGCGGCGGGCTGTCGCTGCTGTCCAACTACACGCTCAGCAAGAGCACGGACAATTCGTCGCAGAGCAAGCAGACCGGCACGACCGCGGTCAACCCGTTCGATCTCTCCTACGACTGGGGTCCGGCTGAGTTCGACCGGCGCCACCGCTGGGTGACGTCGCTGCTCTGGCAGATTCCTGGCCAGTTCGACAACGCCGCTGTCAACGCCGTCCTGGCGGACTGGAACCTGACGGGTATCTACACGATCATGAGCGGCCAGCCGTTCACGGTCACCAGCGGTGTCGACAACGCCCGCTCTGGCACTGGCACCCAGTTCGCAGACCAGGTCGGCGATCCCGAACTCTCGAGCGATCGGCCCAAGTCCGAGCGCCTCGCGCAGTGGTTCAACACGTCGGCCTTCACGGTCAACGCGCTCGGGACGTTCGGCAATGCCGGGCGCAACTCGCTGCGCGGCCCGGACTTCCAGACGCTCGACCTGGGGCTGCACAAGACGTTCTCGATCACGAACCGCGTTCGCACGCAGTTCCGCCTCGAGGCCTTCAACGCGCTCAACCGCGCCAACTTCAATCTCCCCGAGGGCAACCGCTCGTCGAGCAACTTCGGCCGCATCACCGCGGCGAACGCGGCGGGCGGTGGGAGCGATCCCCGCATCCTCCAGCTGGCCCTGCGGACCTGGTTCTGA
- a CDS encoding exo-alpha-sialidase, translated as MPKPPHFTSDVARAAEAVRVGPGRTTDVAARANRLLSAIADPYARHLGWMPRNHPLVLPDGTVLVPLANENVNMAAMALAQDGGTTWTFSSLVPTAGVIQPSVIRLGDGTLQAYFRDARGTGRIGRSTSTDQGRTWSEAAATDLPNPSGGIEAIVLRSGAIAVVHNDHSGQERDRLSIALSNDGGRTWPTRKVIVHVPGGRFDYPSIIQARDGRIHVTFSDNLKTVRHVSFTEGWISR; from the coding sequence GTGCCCAAGCCGCCGCACTTCACGAGTGATGTCGCGCGCGCCGCCGAGGCCGTCCGTGTCGGTCCCGGCCGCACGACCGACGTGGCCGCTCGCGCCAACCGGCTGCTGTCCGCGATCGCCGACCCGTATGCCCGGCACCTCGGCTGGATGCCGCGCAACCACCCACTCGTCCTTCCCGACGGCACCGTGCTCGTCCCCCTCGCGAACGAGAACGTGAACATGGCCGCGATGGCACTGGCGCAGGACGGCGGCACGACATGGACGTTCTCGTCGCTCGTGCCCACGGCCGGCGTCATCCAGCCATCGGTGATCCGCCTCGGCGACGGCACGCTGCAGGCGTACTTCCGCGACGCACGTGGCACGGGGCGCATCGGGCGCAGCACGTCGACCGACCAGGGACGCACATGGAGCGAAGCGGCGGCCACCGACCTGCCGAATCCCTCGGGTGGCATCGAGGCGATCGTCCTGCGCAGCGGCGCCATCGCCGTCGTCCACAACGACCACTCGGGACAGGAACGTGACCGGCTGTCCATCGCGCTGTCCAACGACGGCGGGCGTACATGGCCGACACGGAAGGTGATTGTGCACGTGCCCGGAGGGCGGTTCGACTACCCCTCGATCATCCAGGCGCGCGACGGGCGCATTCATGTGACCTTCTCGGACAACCTGAAGACGGTGCGTCACGTGTCGTTCACGGAGGGCTGGATCAGCCGGTAG
- a CDS encoding sialidase family protein, whose product MQRVVKAGILAAVVAAVTTVWPALRARPVVAAQAPPPRGHYRSELLFPVEHWHNHSSSIVEHPDGHLLVTWFHGSGERTADDVELLGAWQRKGTTTWTAPARLADTPGYPDTNPTLFVDRTARLWLLWPTILANEWHTALMKVKTARTWPVGEVPHWDTSEVMHITPGDRFAEVTRREADRLAAALPQGEAGAKARGYLEKLKTDAADKLTRRLGWMTRVHPLQLEDGRIIVPLYSDGFSFSLMAISDDSGATWKASDPLVGGGNIQPALARRRDGTIVAYMRDNGPAPKRVHVSESRDRGETWTTVSDGSLPNPGTSVDVLVLKSGRWALVYNDLERGRQSLAISLSSDEGRTWPVTRHLERDPDGATGDATGQYHYPSIIQSKDGMIHVTYSIFLPPAQSAKDAQGRVLRKSIKHAVFDEMWVEAGDTR is encoded by the coding sequence ATGCAACGTGTTGTAAAGGCAGGAATTCTGGCGGCCGTCGTGGCCGCCGTCACGACGGTATGGCCCGCTCTCCGAGCGCGGCCTGTTGTCGCCGCGCAAGCGCCGCCACCGCGGGGACACTACCGCTCGGAACTGCTGTTCCCCGTGGAGCATTGGCACAACCACTCCTCGAGCATCGTCGAGCACCCCGACGGCCACCTGCTGGTGACGTGGTTCCACGGCTCCGGCGAGCGCACCGCTGACGACGTGGAACTGCTCGGGGCCTGGCAGCGCAAGGGCACGACGACCTGGACGGCCCCAGCCAGGCTTGCCGACACCCCTGGGTACCCCGACACCAATCCCACCCTGTTCGTGGACCGCACCGCCAGACTCTGGCTGCTGTGGCCCACCATCCTCGCCAACGAGTGGCACACCGCGTTGATGAAGGTGAAGACGGCGCGAACGTGGCCGGTCGGCGAGGTGCCGCACTGGGACACCAGCGAGGTCATGCACATCACGCCCGGTGATCGCTTCGCGGAAGTCACGCGTCGCGAGGCCGACCGCCTGGCCGCGGCCCTGCCTCAGGGCGAGGCCGGCGCGAAGGCACGTGGGTATCTCGAGAAGCTCAAGACCGACGCCGCCGACAAGCTGACGCGTCGCCTCGGCTGGATGACCCGTGTGCACCCGCTCCAGCTCGAGGACGGCCGCATCATCGTCCCGCTCTATTCAGACGGCTTCAGTTTCTCGCTGATGGCCATCAGCGACGACAGTGGGGCCACCTGGAAGGCGAGCGATCCGCTCGTGGGCGGCGGCAACATCCAGCCCGCACTCGCGCGTCGCCGCGACGGCACCATCGTCGCGTACATGCGCGACAACGGCCCTGCCCCGAAGCGCGTGCACGTGAGTGAGTCGCGCGACCGCGGCGAGACGTGGACGACGGTGAGCGACGGGTCGCTGCCCAATCCCGGTACGAGCGTCGACGTTCTGGTCCTGAAGAGTGGCCGTTGGGCGCTCGTCTACAACGACCTCGAGCGCGGCCGGCAGAGTCTCGCGATCTCGCTGTCCAGCGACGAGGGACGCACGTGGCCGGTCACGCGGCATCTCGAACGCGACCCGGACGGCGCGACCGGCGACGCCACCGGGCAGTACCATTACCCGTCGATCATCCAGTCGAAGGACGGGATGATTCACGTCACCTACAGCATCTTCCTGCCACCGGCGCAGAGCGCGAAGGACGCGCAGGGGAGGGTGCTGCGCAAGTCGATCAAGCACGCGGTGTTCGACGAGATGTGGGTGGAGGCAGGGGACACACGTTAA
- a CDS encoding dihydrodipicolinate synthase family protein, whose protein sequence is MQERSSMTEASGPPSITGLFSAAVTPRTESGAVDNAAFDRVLDLLLSAGVDGVCLGGATAEYPHATRDERLDLIERTAARIGDRALLVGIGAAAPTDVVPLGRAAFNAGARAVLLSTPLFFRYAQEDIEAFCLDTAAALGGPVLLYDLPSFTTPFSTETVLRLLHGAPHIIGIKDSSGQQDRLAQLAHARGDKPWRLLVGDDGMLVEAMAQGWDGCISGTSGAFPELMVAVTRAAKARDEAVLGVLVPLLRELFAQQGVFPTPWAIRIGLEARGIPVGPLPLPASPGRQAQRAAFIEWVPGWLTRVEQALGLSLVGAR, encoded by the coding sequence ATGCAGGAACGTTCTTCCATGACGGAGGCCTCCGGGCCTCCGTCGATCACCGGCCTGTTCTCGGCCGCGGTCACGCCGCGCACCGAGTCCGGCGCCGTCGACAATGCCGCTTTCGACCGTGTGCTCGACCTGCTGCTCTCAGCCGGCGTCGACGGTGTCTGCCTCGGTGGCGCCACGGCCGAATATCCCCACGCGACGCGCGATGAACGCCTCGACCTGATCGAGCGGACTGCCGCACGGATCGGCGATCGTGCGCTGCTCGTCGGCATCGGGGCCGCGGCGCCGACCGACGTGGTGCCCCTCGGGCGGGCCGCGTTCAACGCAGGTGCACGAGCGGTGCTCCTCTCGACGCCACTGTTCTTCCGCTACGCGCAGGAAGACATCGAGGCGTTCTGCCTGGACACGGCCGCGGCGCTCGGCGGTCCGGTCCTGCTGTACGACCTGCCGTCGTTCACCACGCCCTTCAGCACCGAGACCGTGCTGCGCCTGTTGCACGGCGCGCCGCACATCATCGGCATCAAGGACAGCAGCGGCCAGCAGGATCGGCTCGCGCAATTGGCGCACGCACGCGGCGACAAGCCTTGGCGCCTGCTCGTCGGCGACGACGGGATGCTCGTGGAGGCGATGGCACAAGGCTGGGACGGCTGCATCTCCGGCACGTCCGGCGCCTTCCCGGAGCTGATGGTCGCCGTCACGCGAGCGGCCAAGGCTCGCGACGAGGCCGTCCTCGGCGTGCTGGTGCCGCTGCTGCGCGAACTGTTCGCGCAACAGGGGGTATTCCCCACCCCATGGGCCATCAGGATCGGCCTCGAGGCCCGCGGCATCCCGGTCGGCCCGTTGCCGCTGCCGGCGTCGCCCGGCCGGCAGGCGCAGCGGGCGGCGTTCATCGAGTGGGTGCCGGGCTGGCTCACCCGGGTCGAACAGGCCCTCGGCCTGTCGCTCGTGGGCGCGCGCTGA
- a CDS encoding ABC transporter permease has protein sequence MAANDLRALVAYRGLLRGFVQRDLTVKYKGSLLGVAWSLLHPLVMVAVYTLAFRYVVRVPIERFPLFLLSGLLPWMYFASALSAATSSIADNGTLVRKVAFPRAVLPLAAVASALVQFALMYTVLVPTALIMGAGLSFAWVALLPVVVLQTAFTAGLGLLLATAYVFVRDARHLLDVALQVWFWLTPIIYAASLAPANLRRWLQFNPMLHFVTAYQDIVTKHAVPSLATFALLAVLAAVSLATGWTVFGRAQKRFAEYV, from the coding sequence GTGGCGGCCAACGATCTCCGTGCCCTCGTGGCCTACCGCGGCCTGCTCCGCGGCTTCGTCCAGCGTGATCTCACCGTCAAGTACAAGGGCTCCCTGCTCGGCGTGGCGTGGTCGCTGCTGCACCCGCTCGTGATGGTGGCTGTGTACACGCTCGCATTCCGGTACGTGGTGCGCGTGCCCATCGAGCGCTTCCCGCTGTTCCTCCTGAGTGGCCTGCTGCCGTGGATGTACTTCGCCAGCGCACTCTCGGCGGCGACCAGCTCGATTGCCGACAACGGCACGCTCGTCCGCAAGGTGGCGTTCCCGCGGGCGGTCTTGCCCCTGGCCGCGGTGGCCTCTGCCCTCGTGCAGTTCGCGCTGATGTACACCGTGCTCGTACCGACGGCGCTGATCATGGGGGCCGGATTGTCGTTTGCGTGGGTGGCGCTGTTGCCGGTCGTGGTGCTGCAGACGGCCTTCACCGCCGGGCTCGGGCTACTGCTCGCCACGGCCTATGTGTTCGTGCGCGACGCCCGCCATCTGCTCGACGTCGCCCTGCAGGTGTGGTTCTGGCTGACGCCGATCATCTATGCGGCCAGCCTCGCCCCGGCAAACCTCCGCCGGTGGCTGCAGTTCAACCCGATGCTGCACTTCGTCACCGCGTACCAGGACATCGTCACGAAGCATGCGGTGCCGTCGCTGGCGACGTTTGCGCTGCTCGCGGTGCTCGCCGCCGTCTCCCTCGCCACCGGCTGGACGGTCTTCGGCCGCGCCCAGAAGCGGTTCGCCGAATACGTATAG
- a CDS encoding ribulokinase: MTAVIGLDFGTESARALVVDVHDGRVLGSGVSAYRHGVIDEQLPTTGAALGAEWALQHPGNWLEALEASVREALASARVPAADIVGLGIDFTACTVLPVTSVGVPLMHEARYRGEPHAWPKLWKHHASQPQATRVTEVAAARNETWLARYGGRISSEWMLPKALQVLEEAPEVFAASDLIVEGGDWVVWQLTGTFARNACAAGYKGLWHKHEGYPSDAYLQALHPGLSGFYSGRGGGQSVVAPGTRVGTLTAEWAERLHLEPGTAVGAALIDAHAGVLGSGATSAGSLMLILGTSTCHLLLAEREQLVPGVAGVVEDGIVAGLFAYEAGQAAVGDSFAWFVDALAPADVQAEAARLQVSAHDVLSTRAAGLRPGETGLVALDWWNGNRSTLVDAELSGLLVGATLATRPEHIYRALVESTAFGTRVIADALRSGGVPVTRVVAGGGLTRNRMLMQIYADVLGIEIEVAGASQASGLGAAMLGAVAAGEAAEGHASIEAAAAAMAPRPTERYHCDRAAHERYTALYRLYVDLYDHFGRGNDLMHRLRELK, translated from the coding sequence ATGACCGCCGTCATCGGCCTGGATTTCGGTACCGAGTCGGCGCGTGCGCTCGTCGTCGACGTCCATGACGGTCGTGTCCTCGGCAGCGGCGTCAGCGCATACAGGCATGGGGTCATCGACGAGCAGTTGCCGACGACGGGCGCCGCGCTCGGCGCCGAATGGGCGCTGCAGCATCCCGGCAACTGGTTGGAGGCGCTGGAGGCGAGTGTGCGTGAGGCCCTTGCGAGTGCCCGCGTCCCCGCCGCCGACATCGTCGGACTCGGCATCGATTTCACCGCATGCACGGTGTTGCCGGTCACGTCGGTGGGCGTCCCGCTGATGCACGAGGCGCGCTACCGCGGGGAGCCACACGCGTGGCCCAAGTTGTGGAAGCACCACGCCTCCCAGCCCCAGGCCACCCGCGTCACCGAGGTCGCCGCCGCGCGCAACGAGACCTGGCTCGCACGATACGGAGGGCGGATTTCCTCGGAATGGATGCTGCCCAAGGCCCTGCAGGTGCTCGAGGAAGCGCCAGAGGTATTTGCGGCGTCCGATCTGATCGTCGAGGGCGGTGACTGGGTCGTCTGGCAGCTCACCGGCACGTTTGCCCGCAATGCCTGCGCCGCCGGCTACAAGGGCCTGTGGCACAAGCACGAGGGCTACCCCTCGGACGCGTACCTGCAGGCACTCCATCCCGGGCTGAGTGGCTTCTACTCCGGCAGGGGTGGTGGGCAGTCCGTGGTAGCGCCTGGCACGCGCGTCGGCACGCTGACCGCGGAGTGGGCGGAGCGACTGCACCTCGAGCCCGGCACCGCCGTTGGCGCGGCCCTGATCGACGCCCATGCCGGTGTACTCGGCAGCGGCGCGACGAGCGCCGGATCGCTGATGCTGATCCTCGGTACCTCGACGTGTCACCTTTTGCTTGCCGAACGCGAGCAGCTGGTACCGGGCGTGGCCGGCGTGGTCGAGGACGGCATCGTCGCCGGCCTGTTCGCGTACGAGGCGGGACAGGCGGCCGTTGGCGACAGCTTCGCGTGGTTCGTGGACGCGCTCGCGCCGGCTGACGTGCAGGCCGAAGCCGCGCGGCTGCAGGTCTCCGCGCACGACGTGCTGAGCACGCGGGCGGCCGGGCTGCGCCCGGGCGAGACCGGCCTCGTGGCGCTCGACTGGTGGAACGGCAACCGCAGCACGCTCGTCGACGCCGAGTTGAGTGGGCTGCTGGTGGGAGCCACGCTGGCGACACGCCCCGAACACATCTACCGGGCCCTCGTCGAGAGCACCGCGTTCGGTACACGGGTGATTGCCGATGCCCTGCGGAGCGGCGGCGTCCCCGTCACCCGCGTGGTCGCCGGCGGCGGACTCACGCGTAACCGCATGTTGATGCAGATCTACGCAGACGTCCTCGGCATCGAGATCGAGGTGGCGGGTGCTTCACAGGCATCCGGTCTGGGGGCGGCCATGCTGGGCGCGGTGGCGGCAGGGGAGGCGGCCGAGGGCCATGCATCCATCGAGGCTGCGGCGGCGGCGATGGCACCCAGACCCACCGAGCGCTATCACTGCGATCGGGCAGCTCACGAACGCTACACCGCCCTCTACCGCCTGTACGTGGACCTCTACGATCACTTCGGTCGCGGCAACGACCTGATGCATCGGCTGCGCGAACTGAAGTAA
- a CDS encoding L-fucose/L-arabinose isomerase family protein — protein MLDHLQPRPLRIGLLDFGDGRDFLSQPLAPVQRQFRDALAGRLRADGHEVVLGDEVIWRNDIAVRNGKAMAAADVDAVIFNFSVWAWPQYARVAAQFCPQPIAMFSNVNPQYPGLVGMLANAGSLDQAGIRFTKTFGDLEDPAVYGALVSRVRAVAAARRLRGLTYALIGGRSLGIDTTVIDPAQWMAEFGIDVDHVDQYELVRRAERELAQGTRVQPALDYLSAHLGKIHWTAADATFRLTEELLRRQLAMYYGAIDLIEEFGYDFCGIKGQRELTEHFATADVAEAFLNDPYHPDGTPKPSIVCSTEADSDAALTMQIFKHLAGTPVLFADVRHYHADLGLWDLCNSGEHATYFAGRSTDPAVNLALTEFRPQGFYFPAGGASVYHVAAPGPVTLARLTRRAGTYRMVAFRAEFADLGARAHEVAAISQDNWPHAFAKFSCTPDAFIQAFNCNHIHGVYGDCLRELQGVCDVLGVECEVLG, from the coding sequence ATGCTCGATCATCTGCAGCCCCGCCCGCTCCGCATCGGCCTCCTGGATTTCGGGGACGGCCGCGACTTCCTGAGTCAGCCACTTGCTCCGGTGCAGCGGCAGTTCCGTGATGCATTGGCCGGCAGGCTGCGCGCCGACGGGCACGAGGTGGTGCTCGGCGACGAAGTCATCTGGCGCAACGACATCGCCGTGCGTAACGGCAAGGCGATGGCCGCGGCCGACGTCGATGCCGTCATCTTCAACTTCTCGGTGTGGGCGTGGCCGCAGTACGCGCGCGTGGCGGCGCAGTTCTGCCCGCAGCCGATCGCGATGTTCTCGAACGTCAACCCGCAGTATCCGGGGCTGGTCGGCATGCTGGCCAACGCGGGATCGCTCGACCAGGCGGGTATCCGCTTCACCAAGACGTTTGGCGACCTCGAGGATCCGGCCGTGTACGGTGCGCTGGTCTCGCGCGTACGTGCCGTCGCCGCGGCCCGTCGCCTGCGTGGGCTGACCTATGCCCTGATCGGCGGACGGTCTCTCGGCATCGACACCACGGTCATCGATCCCGCCCAATGGATGGCCGAGTTCGGCATCGACGTCGATCACGTCGACCAGTACGAGCTCGTACGCCGTGCCGAGAGGGAACTGGCCCAGGGGACCCGTGTTCAGCCGGCCCTCGACTATCTCTCAGCGCACCTCGGCAAGATTCACTGGACCGCGGCCGACGCCACCTTCCGCCTCACCGAGGAGCTGTTGCGGCGCCAGCTCGCCATGTACTACGGCGCCATCGATCTGATCGAGGAGTTCGGTTACGACTTCTGCGGCATCAAGGGCCAGCGCGAGCTCACCGAACACTTCGCCACCGCGGACGTCGCCGAGGCGTTCCTCAACGACCCGTATCACCCCGACGGCACGCCCAAGCCGTCGATCGTCTGTTCCACGGAGGCCGATTCCGACGCCGCGCTGACGATGCAGATCTTCAAGCACCTGGCAGGCACGCCGGTGCTGTTTGCCGACGTGCGGCACTACCACGCCGATCTCGGCCTGTGGGATCTGTGCAACAGCGGTGAGCACGCGACGTACTTCGCCGGTCGCAGCACGGATCCGGCGGTGAACCTCGCGTTGACCGAGTTCCGTCCTCAGGGCTTCTACTTCCCGGCAGGTGGCGCGTCGGTGTACCACGTGGCGGCACCAGGACCGGTGACGCTGGCACGCCTCACGCGTCGTGCAGGCACGTACCGCATGGTGGCCTTCCGCGCCGAGTTCGCCGACCTCGGTGCCCGGGCGCACGAAGTGGCCGCGATCAGCCAGGACAACTGGCCGCACGCCTTCGCGAAGTTCTCGTGCACCCCGGACGCCTTCATCCAGGCGTTCAACTGCAACCACATCCACGGCGTCTACGGCGATTGCCTCCGTGAACTCCAGGGCGTGTGCGACGTGCTCGGCGTCGAGTGCGAGGTGCTGGGATGA